Proteins co-encoded in one Halorussus vallis genomic window:
- a CDS encoding DUF4013 domain-containing protein, protein MFQDAIDSVTDSDDATRTLLLGGLLTLFGFLVLPLVPVAGYLLGVLDRTSDGETVLAFDDWGELSVDGLKAIAVTLVYGLIPAVLAVLLFLGGAAALASGRNVTGGLTLFVGVVVTVVTSLAVWYVLPAALVRLATDKRVGAAFEFGELSPVLRSGKYATGWLVALVVSLVGGAIVGGLAAVPVLGWLAAPFVAFPVNVIAAAIYGRAYGEALDIEGRDPGVEATRPAI, encoded by the coding sequence ATGTTCCAAGACGCAATCGACTCCGTGACCGACAGTGACGACGCGACCCGGACCCTGCTGTTAGGCGGTCTGCTCACCCTGTTCGGCTTCCTCGTGCTCCCGCTGGTGCCCGTGGCGGGCTACCTACTCGGCGTCCTCGACCGGACCAGCGATGGCGAAACCGTCCTGGCCTTCGATGACTGGGGCGAACTGTCCGTCGACGGCCTGAAGGCCATCGCCGTGACGCTCGTCTACGGCCTCATCCCGGCCGTCCTGGCCGTTCTGCTGTTCCTCGGCGGGGCGGCCGCGCTCGCCTCCGGGCGCAACGTGACCGGCGGACTGACGCTGTTCGTCGGCGTCGTCGTCACCGTCGTGACCTCGCTGGCGGTCTGGTACGTCCTGCCCGCCGCGCTGGTCCGCCTGGCGACCGATAAGCGCGTCGGCGCGGCCTTCGAGTTCGGCGAACTCTCGCCGGTGCTCCGAAGCGGGAAGTACGCGACCGGGTGGCTGGTGGCGCTCGTCGTCTCGCTGGTCGGCGGCGCCATCGTCGGCGGCCTCGCCGCGGTGCCCGTCCTCGGGTGGCTCGCGGCCCCGTTCGTGGCGTTCCCCGTGAACGTCATCGCCGCGGCCATCTACGGTCGGGCCTACGGCGAGGCGCTCGACATCGAAGGCCGGGATCCCGGCGTCGAGGCCACCCGGCCCGCAATCTGA
- a CDS encoding MBL fold metallo-hydrolase, with amino-acid sequence MNLTLLGSGGDSQTPMPTCDCRVCEPARREGSPHARLGNSTYVQEANAVVDAPESIWAMLNREEVMDVEYIFLSHHHIDHVGGLRVVQAIGRPQYPIENWDNEDPATVVMSETTYDRLADSLDLEAQYDDLGYAEFELLDDGESMDLGGGIEVTAVGAPMDPGDSEDAAMGYLFEEDDESALIFPDETTFLDLDKVPRDLDLWVRECGFFRETGDGEPIMTDELWAEEREHQTTFDQTIEQVRTVKPDRTVLTEIEEIYRRRPDEYEELESRYEDLNLEFGYDGMELEV; translated from the coding sequence ATGAATCTCACGCTCCTCGGGTCGGGCGGCGACTCCCAGACGCCGATGCCGACCTGCGACTGCCGGGTCTGCGAACCCGCGAGACGGGAGGGGTCGCCCCACGCGAGGCTCGGCAACTCCACCTACGTCCAGGAGGCGAACGCGGTGGTGGACGCGCCCGAGAGCATCTGGGCGATGCTGAACCGCGAAGAGGTAATGGACGTCGAGTACATCTTCCTCTCGCACCACCACATCGACCACGTCGGCGGCCTGCGGGTCGTCCAGGCCATCGGGCGACCGCAGTACCCCATCGAGAACTGGGACAACGAGGACCCCGCGACGGTGGTGATGAGCGAGACGACCTACGACCGCCTGGCCGACTCCCTCGACCTCGAAGCCCAATACGACGACCTGGGATACGCCGAGTTCGAACTGCTGGACGACGGCGAGTCGATGGACCTCGGCGGCGGCATCGAAGTGACGGCCGTCGGCGCGCCGATGGACCCCGGGGATTCGGAGGACGCCGCGATGGGCTACCTGTTCGAGGAGGACGACGAATCGGCGCTGATATTCCCCGACGAGACGACGTTTCTCGACCTCGACAAGGTTCCCCGCGACCTCGACCTCTGGGTCAGGGAGTGTGGCTTCTTCCGGGAAACCGGCGACGGCGAACCTATCATGACCGACGAACTCTGGGCCGAGGAGCGCGAACACCAGACCACCTTCGACCAGACGATAGAGCAGGTCCGGACCGTGAAGCCGGACCGGACGGTGCTGACCGAGATCGAGGAGATATATCGGCGACGCCCAGACGAGTACGAGGAACTGGAGTCGCGGTACGAGGACCTGAATCTCGAGTTCGGCTACGACGGGATGGAGCTAGAGGTGTGA
- a CDS encoding nitrite/sulfite reductase: protein MNTVEEYKQEKHPLDVLDDVERYAEEGLSFDEIEARAGDGEWERLKWAGLYAHGTHRGYFMLRTKVPGGRLTPEQAEVVGEVAEEFATAPEEYGGAEQNELWGDAYLDITTRQDVQMHWIEIKDVPEIWDRYDEVGLTTVQGCGDSARNVLGCPAAGLTDHECFDAQPVVDAISEFFTGNREYANLPRKFKLTVTGCREDCAQSQINDVGLTPARKRIDGEWYYGFHARVGGGLSDGPRMASRLDAFVPPEDAVEFCRAVAQTFKELGDRNNRGVCRMRYLVEQLGPETFEEAVRDRYTVDLPSAGEDCTEGYTGDHVGVREQKQDGLRYVGFNVVAGRIGGDEFAAAARAAGEYGTEEASVRLATDQNFLVTHVPEERVDDLLAEPFAADYQPNPGPFSRGAVGCTGSEFCNYGIIETKKRVKRWARELDARIDTPDDLDVVRMHMSGCSASCAQPQIADIGFRGETVKVEDSPDSTNDEGDAVVEGMDFGLGGSLGTDNAFLNWVETAVPADAVIPALEALFAAYADERADGERFYEWTRRVGNDRLRSVMRRADAPVSKGVATDD, encoded by the coding sequence ATGAACACCGTCGAGGAGTACAAACAGGAGAAACACCCGCTGGACGTGCTCGACGACGTCGAGCGGTACGCCGAGGAAGGGCTGTCGTTCGACGAGATAGAGGCGCGAGCGGGCGACGGCGAGTGGGAGCGCCTGAAGTGGGCGGGCCTGTACGCCCACGGCACCCACCGGGGGTACTTCATGCTCAGGACCAAGGTGCCCGGCGGGCGACTCACACCCGAACAGGCCGAGGTCGTCGGCGAGGTGGCCGAGGAGTTCGCCACCGCGCCCGAGGAGTACGGCGGGGCCGAACAGAACGAACTCTGGGGCGACGCCTACCTCGACATCACGACCAGACAGGACGTCCAGATGCACTGGATCGAGATCAAGGACGTCCCCGAGATCTGGGACCGATACGACGAAGTGGGGCTGACGACCGTGCAGGGCTGTGGCGACTCGGCCCGGAACGTGCTGGGCTGTCCCGCGGCCGGGCTCACAGACCACGAGTGCTTCGACGCCCAGCCGGTAGTGGACGCTATCTCGGAGTTCTTCACGGGCAACCGCGAGTACGCCAACCTCCCGCGGAAGTTCAAGCTGACCGTCACCGGCTGTCGCGAGGACTGCGCCCAGTCCCAGATCAACGACGTGGGGCTGACACCCGCGAGAAAGCGAATCGACGGCGAGTGGTACTACGGCTTCCACGCCCGGGTCGGCGGCGGCCTCTCGGACGGCCCGCGGATGGCCTCCCGACTCGACGCGTTCGTCCCGCCCGAGGACGCCGTCGAGTTCTGCCGGGCGGTCGCCCAGACGTTCAAGGAACTGGGCGACCGGAACAACCGCGGGGTCTGTCGGATGCGCTATCTCGTCGAGCAGTTGGGTCCCGAGACGTTCGAGGAGGCGGTGCGGGACCGGTATACGGTCGACCTCCCGTCGGCCGGCGAGGACTGCACCGAGGGGTACACCGGCGACCACGTCGGCGTCCGCGAGCAGAAGCAGGACGGCCTTCGATACGTCGGCTTCAACGTGGTCGCGGGCCGCATCGGCGGCGACGAGTTCGCGGCGGCCGCCCGGGCCGCCGGGGAGTACGGCACCGAGGAGGCGTCGGTCCGACTCGCGACCGACCAGAACTTCCTGGTCACCCACGTCCCCGAGGAACGCGTCGACGATTTGCTCGCCGAACCCTTCGCCGCCGACTACCAGCCGAATCCCGGACCGTTCTCGCGCGGTGCGGTCGGCTGTACCGGCAGCGAGTTCTGCAACTACGGCATCATCGAGACCAAGAAACGAGTCAAGCGGTGGGCGCGAGAACTCGACGCCCGAATCGACACCCCCGACGACCTCGACGTGGTCCGGATGCACATGTCGGGCTGTTCGGCCTCGTGCGCCCAGCCACAGATAGCCGACATCGGATTCCGCGGCGAAACCGTGAAGGTCGAGGACTCGCCGGACAGCACGAACGACGAGGGCGACGCGGTGGTCGAGGGGATGGACTTCGGTCTCGGCGGGAGCCTCGGAACCGACAACGCCTTCCTCAACTGGGTCGAGACGGCGGTTCCGGCGGACGCCGTGATTCCGGCGCTCGAAGCGCTGTTCGCGGCTTACGCCGACGAGCGCGCCGACGGCGAGCGCTTCTACGAGTGGACTCGCCGGGTCGGCAACGACCGCCTGCGGTCGGTGATGCGGCGGGCCGACGCCCCCGTCTCGAAGGGGGTGGCGACCGATGACTGA
- the rqcH gene encoding ribosome rescue protein RqcH, which yields MDQKRELSSIDLAAVVAELGAYEGSKLDKAYLYGDDLLRFKMRDFDRGRVELLIEVGDDKRAHVSAPENVPDAPGRPPNFAMMLRNRLSGADFAGVEQYGFDRILMFRFERGDEDTTIVAELFGQGNVAVLDEDNIVVDSLDTVRLKSRTVAPGSQYEFPDERVNPFEVDYESFVAEMERSDTDIVRTLATQLNFGGLYAEEVCTRAGVEKATDIDDATDDDYRAVFDAIERLAEPLRTGQFDPRVYREDDRLVDVTPFALEEYADLDAEAFDTFNAAVDFYYANVDLTGDDEPADAGAGSQRPDFEAEIEKQKRIIEQQEGAIEGFEQEAEAVREQAELLYGHYGLADEILTTVRNALDEGRSWDDIEATFAEGAERGIDAAEAVQGVNGREGTITVEIDGTNVELDASTGVEKNADRLYTEAKRIEEKKEGALAAIEDTREDLEEVERRRDEWEAEPDEGADGEEGEAEAEDEETDWLSAPSIPIRKNEQWYERFRWFRTSDGFLVIGGRNADQNEELVQKYMDGNDLFFHAQAHGGPVTILKTSDPSEPSRDVDVPEESKQQAAQFAVSYSSVWKDSRFAGDAYMVTPDQVSKTPESGEYLEKGGFAIRGDRTYFRDVPVGVAVGIACEPHTRVLGGPPEAVVPQVETHVEVEPGRYAQGDVAKRVYRVFRERFADTSFVRKVASPDLIQEFLPPGGSRMKDE from the coding sequence ATGGACCAGAAGCGGGAACTGTCGAGCATCGACCTCGCCGCGGTCGTCGCGGAGCTGGGGGCCTACGAGGGGTCGAAACTCGACAAGGCGTACCTCTACGGCGACGACCTCCTGCGGTTCAAGATGCGCGACTTCGACCGCGGGCGGGTCGAACTCCTGATCGAGGTGGGCGACGACAAGCGGGCCCACGTCTCGGCGCCCGAGAACGTCCCCGACGCGCCGGGCCGGCCGCCGAACTTCGCGATGATGCTCCGCAATCGCCTGTCGGGCGCCGACTTCGCGGGCGTCGAGCAGTACGGCTTCGACCGCATCCTCATGTTCCGCTTCGAGCGCGGCGACGAGGACACCACCATCGTCGCCGAACTGTTCGGCCAGGGCAACGTCGCGGTGCTCGACGAGGACAACATCGTCGTCGACAGCCTCGACACCGTTCGGCTGAAGTCCCGGACCGTCGCGCCGGGCAGTCAGTACGAGTTCCCCGACGAGCGGGTCAACCCCTTCGAGGTGGACTACGAGTCGTTCGTCGCCGAGATGGAGCGGTCGGACACGGACATCGTGCGGACGCTCGCCACCCAACTCAACTTCGGCGGCCTCTACGCCGAGGAGGTCTGCACCCGAGCGGGCGTCGAGAAGGCCACCGACATCGACGACGCCACCGACGACGACTACCGGGCGGTCTTCGACGCCATCGAGCGCCTGGCCGAACCGCTCCGGACCGGCCAGTTCGACCCGCGGGTCTACCGCGAGGACGACCGCCTGGTCGACGTGACGCCGTTCGCGCTGGAGGAGTACGCCGACCTCGACGCCGAAGCGTTCGACACGTTCAACGCCGCGGTCGACTTCTACTACGCGAACGTCGACCTGACGGGCGACGACGAGCCGGCCGACGCCGGCGCGGGGAGCCAGCGCCCCGACTTCGAGGCCGAGATCGAGAAGCAAAAGCGAATCATCGAACAGCAGGAGGGCGCCATCGAGGGCTTCGAGCAGGAGGCCGAGGCGGTCCGCGAGCAGGCCGAACTGCTCTACGGCCACTACGGCCTGGCCGACGAGATTCTCACCACCGTCCGGAACGCGCTGGACGAGGGCCGGTCGTGGGACGATATCGAGGCGACGTTCGCCGAGGGGGCCGAGCGGGGCATCGACGCCGCCGAGGCCGTCCAGGGCGTGAACGGCCGGGAGGGGACCATCACGGTCGAAATCGACGGGACAAACGTCGAACTCGACGCCTCGACCGGCGTCGAGAAGAACGCCGACCGCCTCTACACCGAGGCCAAGCGCATCGAGGAGAAGAAGGAGGGCGCGCTCGCGGCCATCGAAGACACCCGCGAGGACCTCGAAGAGGTCGAGCGCCGACGCGACGAGTGGGAGGCCGAACCCGACGAGGGTGCCGACGGCGAGGAGGGCGAGGCGGAAGCCGAGGACGAGGAGACCGACTGGCTGTCGGCGCCGTCGATTCCGATTCGGAAGAACGAGCAGTGGTACGAGCGGTTCCGGTGGTTCCGCACGAGCGACGGCTTCCTGGTCATCGGCGGCCGGAACGCCGACCAGAACGAGGAACTCGTCCAGAAGTACATGGACGGCAACGACCTGTTCTTCCACGCTCAGGCCCACGGCGGGCCCGTCACTATCCTCAAGACCTCCGACCCGAGCGAACCCTCCCGCGACGTCGACGTGCCCGAGGAGAGCAAGCAGCAGGCGGCGCAGTTCGCCGTCTCCTACTCGTCGGTCTGGAAGGACAGTCGGTTCGCCGGCGACGCCTACATGGTCACGCCCGACCAGGTGAGCAAGACGCCCGAGAGCGGCGAGTACCTGGAGAAGGGCGGGTTCGCCATCCGGGGCGACCGCACCTACTTCCGGGACGTGCCGGTCGGCGTCGCGGTCGGCATCGCCTGCGAACCGCACACCCGCGTCCTCGGCGGGCCGCCCGAGGCCGTCGTCCCGCAGGTCGAAACCCACGTCGAGGTCGAACCCGGTCGGTACGCCCAGGGCGACGTCGCGAAGCGCGTCTACCGGGTGTTCCGCGAGCGGTTCGCCGACACCTCCTTCGTCCGGAAGGTCGCCAGCCCGGACCTCATCCAGGAGTTCCTCCCGCCCGGCGGAAGTCGGATGAAAGACGAGTAA
- a CDS encoding sodium:calcium antiporter, protein MSLFGVLPDTPLAHVAVLVVATGLIWFGSGWLESSAERLSAHYGLPDVIQGSVVVAVGSSFPELASVVFTALAGAFDMGVGAIVGSAIFNILVIPALSGIATEKPVASSRTIVYKEAQFYMISVAALVVTLALAVIYYPTSGGAVLGGSVTRPLAVIPLLLYVLYLFIQWQDVSDHEGEDVGDVDVSRQWGMLVVGLVVILVAVEQMVGSIESLNHTFGIPEFLAGVTILAAATSLPDSLVSVRAARKGKGVTSLGNVLGSNTFDLLVAIPLGVLIVGSAPVDFAVAVPMLGVLTVATVLLFTFLRTDLSLSDVESYVLLAAYLGFVAWVIAETVGVTGVIRGV, encoded by the coding sequence ATGTCACTCTTCGGCGTCCTCCCCGACACGCCGCTCGCGCACGTGGCCGTCCTCGTCGTCGCCACGGGGCTCATCTGGTTCGGAAGCGGCTGGCTCGAATCGTCGGCCGAGCGTCTCTCGGCCCACTACGGACTCCCCGACGTGATTCAGGGCTCGGTCGTGGTCGCGGTCGGGTCGAGTTTCCCCGAACTGGCGAGCGTCGTCTTCACCGCGCTCGCGGGCGCGTTCGACATGGGCGTCGGCGCCATCGTCGGGTCGGCCATCTTCAACATCCTCGTGATTCCGGCGCTGTCGGGTATCGCGACCGAGAAGCCGGTCGCCTCCAGTCGGACCATCGTCTACAAGGAGGCGCAGTTCTACATGATATCGGTCGCCGCGCTGGTCGTCACGCTCGCGCTGGCGGTCATCTACTACCCGACGTCCGGCGGCGCGGTGCTCGGCGGAAGCGTCACGCGACCGCTCGCGGTCATCCCCCTCCTGCTGTACGTCCTCTACCTCTTCATCCAGTGGCAGGACGTGAGCGACCACGAGGGCGAGGACGTCGGCGACGTCGACGTCTCCCGGCAGTGGGGGATGCTCGTCGTCGGACTGGTCGTCATCCTGGTCGCCGTCGAGCAGATGGTCGGCTCGATCGAGAGCCTGAACCACACGTTCGGCATCCCCGAGTTCCTCGCGGGCGTCACCATCCTCGCCGCGGCGACCAGCCTGCCGGACTCGCTGGTCAGCGTCCGGGCCGCGCGCAAGGGCAAGGGCGTCACCAGCCTCGGGAACGTGCTGGGGTCGAACACGTTCGACCTGCTGGTCGCGATTCCGCTTGGGGTGCTCATCGTCGGGAGCGCACCCGTCGACTTCGCCGTGGCCGTGCCGATGCTGGGCGTGCTGACCGTCGCGACCGTCCTGCTGTTCACGTTCCTGCGGACCGACCTCTCGCTGTCCGACGTTGAGTCGTACGTCCTGCTGGCCGCCTACCTCGGATTTGTCGCGTGGGTGATCGCCGAGACGGTCGGCGTCACCGGCGTGATTCGGGGCGTCTGA
- a CDS encoding phosphoesterase → MGVLDTAMEYYPYVFHPIMVLGVGTLVLVHHEWARQDADRSALWRRVAGFLGAGLLSLAPTLAYVLVTGKGVFQVTKGNAWQTDALVAGGVFVAAGASWLLWRYFDWGRLVPGWMEALALVSLPYLALSPVWNVSGHVTIALMPTLYLTLVDRKFWPTLAIPVVMVPNRIYLDAHTWAQVLGAFAITTVLVVGAYWYQTGGSLRSAPESALS, encoded by the coding sequence ATGGGCGTACTCGATACGGCGATGGAGTACTACCCGTACGTCTTCCACCCGATCATGGTGCTCGGCGTCGGAACGCTCGTCCTCGTCCACCACGAGTGGGCGCGCCAGGACGCCGACCGCTCGGCGCTCTGGCGGCGGGTCGCGGGCTTTCTCGGGGCGGGTCTACTCTCGCTGGCCCCGACGCTGGCGTACGTCCTCGTCACGGGGAAGGGCGTCTTCCAGGTCACGAAGGGCAACGCTTGGCAGACCGACGCGCTGGTCGCCGGCGGCGTCTTCGTCGCCGCCGGCGCGTCGTGGCTCCTCTGGCGATACTTCGACTGGGGGCGACTCGTCCCCGGGTGGATGGAGGCGCTCGCGCTGGTGTCCCTGCCCTACCTGGCGCTCTCGCCGGTCTGGAACGTCTCGGGTCACGTCACCATCGCGCTGATGCCGACGCTCTACCTGACGCTCGTCGACCGGAAGTTCTGGCCCACGCTGGCGATTCCGGTGGTGATGGTCCCGAACCGCATTTACCTCGACGCCCACACCTGGGCGCAGGTGCTGGGTGCGTTCGCCATCACGACGGTGCTGGTCGTCGGCGCCTACTGGTACCAGACGGGCGGCAGTTTGCGCTCGGCGCCGGAGTCAGCGCTTTCGTGA
- a CDS encoding tRNA uridine(34) 5-carboxymethylaminomethyl modification radical SAM/GNAT enzyme Elp3: MSTETPDATETEAFERVCEELVERILAGDVERDDLESEKLDVCSEFSSPKVPKNSELLDHAPEERREDLQEVLQRKPVRTASGVSPVAIMTSPHQCPHGKCLYCPGGPGSEFSSSQSYTGHEPAAARGVQNDYDPYGQVTLRLHQLREIGHPVDKVELILMGGTMTARSHDYQEWFVKRALEAMNDYDVDAEPQPAEGESFAQEFDEYEFRYLEDVIAENETGDIRNIGTTFETKPDWCDPEQIDRMLDLGGTKVEVGVQTTYERINREMHRGHGAQASIDANRRLRDAAFKVGFHMMPGQPGMTKEMCIEDFRRLFEDEKWKPDYLKIYPTLVVRGTATYDWWHRDEYQPLRNEEAAELVAEIKSMIPKYTRLQRVQRDIPADFIDAGVWKSNLRQLARQKMDEHGWTCDCIRCREVGMNDEDPENVELDVLTYEAAGGTEHFISYEDPDKDLLVGFCRLRFPGAPVRRELENAALVRELHVYGPMVEVGGESHDWQHKGYGKKLLRKAEAMAADAGYEKVSVISGIGAREYYRTKLGYHQDGPYVSKRL, from the coding sequence ATGAGTACCGAGACGCCGGACGCCACCGAAACCGAGGCGTTCGAGCGCGTCTGCGAGGAGCTCGTCGAGCGCATCCTCGCGGGCGACGTGGAGCGCGACGACCTCGAAAGCGAGAAGCTCGACGTCTGCTCGGAGTTCTCCTCGCCGAAGGTTCCCAAGAATTCCGAGTTGCTGGACCACGCGCCAGAGGAGCGCCGCGAGGACCTCCAGGAGGTGCTCCAGCGCAAGCCCGTCCGGACGGCGTCGGGCGTCTCGCCGGTCGCCATCATGACCAGCCCGCACCAGTGTCCCCACGGCAAGTGCCTCTACTGTCCGGGCGGTCCCGGCTCGGAGTTCTCCTCCTCCCAGAGCTACACCGGCCACGAACCCGCCGCCGCGCGCGGGGTACAGAACGACTACGACCCCTACGGCCAGGTCACCCTGCGGCTCCACCAGCTTCGGGAGATCGGCCACCCCGTCGACAAGGTCGAACTCATCCTGATGGGCGGGACGATGACCGCCCGGAGCCACGACTACCAGGAGTGGTTCGTCAAGCGCGCGCTCGAAGCGATGAACGACTACGACGTGGACGCCGAACCCCAACCCGCGGAGGGCGAGAGCTTCGCCCAAGAGTTCGACGAGTACGAGTTCCGGTATCTCGAAGACGTCATCGCCGAGAACGAGACGGGCGACATCCGCAACATCGGGACGACGTTCGAAACCAAGCCCGACTGGTGCGACCCCGAGCAGATAGACCGGATGCTCGATCTGGGCGGGACAAAGGTCGAGGTGGGCGTCCAGACCACCTACGAGCGCATCAACCGGGAGATGCACCGGGGCCACGGCGCCCAGGCGTCCATCGACGCCAACCGACGCCTGCGCGACGCGGCGTTCAAGGTCGGCTTCCACATGATGCCCGGCCAGCCCGGCATGACCAAGGAGATGTGCATCGAGGACTTCCGCCGGCTGTTTGAGGACGAGAAGTGGAAGCCCGACTACCTCAAGATCTACCCGACGCTCGTGGTGCGGGGCACCGCGACCTACGACTGGTGGCACCGCGACGAGTACCAGCCCCTCAGAAACGAGGAGGCCGCCGAACTCGTCGCCGAGATCAAGTCGATGATCCCGAAGTACACCCGACTCCAGCGCGTCCAGCGCGACATCCCCGCCGACTTCATCGACGCGGGCGTCTGGAAGTCGAACCTCCGCCAACTCGCCCGCCAGAAGATGGACGAGCACGGCTGGACCTGCGACTGCATCCGGTGCCGGGAAGTCGGAATGAACGACGAGGACCCCGAGAACGTCGAACTCGACGTGCTGACCTACGAGGCCGCTGGCGGCACCGAACACTTCATCAGCTACGAGGACCCCGACAAGGACCTCCTGGTCGGGTTCTGCCGACTGCGCTTCCCCGGCGCCCCCGTCCGGCGGGAGCTCGAAAACGCCGCGCTGGTCCGGGAACTCCACGTTTACGGCCCGATGGTGGAAGTCGGCGGCGAGTCCCACGACTGGCAGCACAAGGGCTACGGCAAGAAGCTCCTCCGGAAGGCCGAGGCGATGGCGGCCGACGCCGGGTACGAGAAGGTCAGCGTCATCTCGGGCATCGGCGCCCGGGAGTACTACCGGACCAAACTGGGCTACCACCAGGACGGCCCGTACGTCAGCAAGCGGTTGTAG
- a CDS encoding Coenzyme F420 hydrogenase/dehydrogenase, beta subunit C-terminal domain produces the protein MTDEREDGRPDDPLPGVPDADDRGDERTVPRADGVRTHRPATEHGTIPGDRIGPTDESRPYATGASGDVGEETEPVADGVSGSEATGGSSEFASDGGTTPANVDADGNLADLEFTEPAADASQDLSDGPPNERVNVPEGVDLETPGYSIRREMNDIETPDEKTWFMELDEAVIDEGRCIQCGTCVAACPSDSIGIGDDDLPELVKMCTGCSLCWDFCPRGGLRYERQWKITGGEENVKGAGDPITEFSARVTEEWRENAQDGGVVTSVLSHLLEAGKIDGALIATESDDEPWKAESFLATTREELIENAGSFYNQTMALGNLDLSRWEHKLPGKDPEDLSLALVGTPCEIEGIRALQDFEWEYGSQNAMVRAVEYTVALMCTKNFNYHRLVGEQLEAKRGISPEEIGKLDVLDGEMRVYDRDGERILAEDIEAFHGAALKGCDECADFTGYCADLTVGSVGSSDEYSSVIVRTETGLEAWELAEPDLDYHDLEDRGAVGGLQSWDKKRAFESLERPFDPDAPRFIDYADHAENYGTEPNPHEADH, from the coding sequence ATGACTGACGAGCGCGAGGACGGCCGGCCGGACGACCCGTTGCCGGGCGTTCCGGACGCCGACGACAGGGGTGACGAGCGGACGGTCCCCCGCGCGGACGGTGTCCGGACCCACCGACCCGCGACCGAGCACGGGACGATTCCGGGCGACCGCATCGGACCGACCGACGAGTCGCGGCCCTACGCGACCGGCGCGAGTGGCGACGTCGGTGAGGAGACGGAACCGGTCGCCGACGGCGTCTCCGGGAGCGAAGCGACCGGAGGCTCGTCGGAGTTCGCCTCTGACGGTGGGACGACCCCGGCCAACGTTGACGCCGACGGTAATCTCGCCGACCTGGAGTTCACCGAACCTGCGGCCGACGCGAGCCAGGACCTCTCGGACGGCCCGCCCAACGAGCGCGTGAACGTCCCGGAGGGGGTCGACCTGGAGACGCCGGGCTACTCGATTCGGCGCGAGATGAACGACATCGAGACGCCCGACGAGAAGACGTGGTTCATGGAACTCGACGAGGCGGTCATCGACGAGGGTCGTTGCATCCAGTGCGGCACGTGCGTGGCGGCCTGCCCGTCGGACTCCATCGGCATCGGCGACGACGACCTGCCGGAACTGGTGAAGATGTGCACCGGCTGTTCGCTCTGCTGGGACTTCTGCCCGCGGGGCGGCCTCCGCTACGAGCGCCAGTGGAAGATAACCGGCGGCGAGGAGAACGTGAAGGGCGCGGGCGACCCCATCACGGAGTTCTCGGCGCGGGTGACCGAGGAGTGGCGTGAGAACGCCCAGGACGGCGGCGTCGTCACGTCGGTGCTGAGCCACCTGCTGGAGGCGGGGAAGATAGACGGCGCGCTAATCGCCACCGAGAGCGACGACGAGCCCTGGAAGGCCGAGAGCTTCCTCGCGACCACGCGGGAGGAACTGATAGAGAACGCCGGGAGCTTCTACAACCAGACGATGGCGCTGGGCAACCTCGACCTCTCGCGGTGGGAGCACAAACTCCCCGGGAAGGACCCCGAGGACCTCAGCCTCGCGCTCGTGGGGACGCCCTGCGAAATCGAGGGGATACGGGCCTTACAGGACTTCGAGTGGGAGTACGGCTCCCAGAACGCGATGGTTCGGGCGGTCGAGTACACCGTCGCGCTGATGTGCACCAAGAACTTCAACTACCACCGGCTCGTCGGCGAGCAACTCGAAGCGAAGCGGGGTATCTCCCCCGAAGAGATCGGGAAACTCGACGTGCTCGACGGCGAGATGCGGGTGTACGACCGCGACGGCGAGCGAATCCTGGCCGAGGACATCGAGGCGTTCCACGGCGCCGCGCTGAAGGGTTGCGACGAGTGCGCCGACTTCACCGGCTACTGCGCCGACCTCACGGTCGGTTCGGTGGGGTCGTCCGACGAGTATTCGTCGGTCATCGTCCGCACCGAAACCGGACTGGAGGCGTGGGAACTCGCGGAACCCGACCTCGACTACCACGACCTCGAGGACCGGGGCGCGGTCGGCGGCCTGCAGAGCTGGGACAAGAAACGGGCGTTCGAGTCGCTCGAACGACCGTTCGACCCGGACGCCCCGCGGTTCATCGACTACGCCGACCACGCCGAGAACTACGGCACCGAACCGAACCCCCACGAGGCCGACCACTGA